One segment of Leptospira kirschneri serovar Cynopteri str. 3522 CT DNA contains the following:
- a CDS encoding ABC transporter ATP-binding protein — protein MIRIENLTICYYTKSGFGLKKNRIVAVDEVNLEIGNNEIIGLVGESGCGKSTLGRGLVKLLKPESGSIYFEGKEITSLSSSEFFPFRKNIQIIFQDPYSSLNPRMTIAEILMEGLEIHERTSREESETKIKEILEKVNLSSDILSRFPHEFSGGQRQRIAIARALVLKPKFVICDESVSALDVSTGTQVLKLLVELKNEFGLSYLFISHDLGVVKSISDRIVVMYLGKIVELGNTKDIVSSPSHPYTKALFQSTFDVYDRKKNRIPLKGEIPSIVNKPTGCHFHTRCPIAQDLCKSEVPIWKEIRNGQKVLCHFPTD, from the coding sequence ATGATTAGAATTGAAAATCTTACAATCTGTTATTATACGAAGTCCGGATTTGGTTTAAAAAAAAATCGAATTGTCGCAGTAGACGAAGTTAATCTTGAAATCGGAAACAACGAAATTATAGGGCTCGTGGGAGAATCCGGCTGTGGTAAATCCACATTAGGAAGAGGTCTTGTAAAATTATTAAAACCAGAATCCGGATCAATTTATTTTGAAGGTAAGGAAATCACTTCTTTATCTTCCTCCGAGTTTTTTCCTTTTAGAAAAAATATTCAGATCATATTTCAAGATCCTTATTCTTCTCTCAATCCTAGAATGACAATTGCAGAAATTCTAATGGAAGGTTTGGAAATTCACGAAAGAACATCCAGGGAAGAATCAGAAACCAAGATCAAAGAAATATTAGAAAAAGTGAATTTATCCTCCGATATTCTTTCTAGATTTCCACACGAATTCTCCGGAGGACAAAGACAAAGAATCGCGATCGCACGCGCCCTCGTTTTAAAACCTAAGTTTGTCATTTGTGACGAATCGGTTTCCGCCTTAGACGTTTCTACAGGCACACAAGTATTAAAACTTTTAGTCGAATTAAAAAACGAATTCGGCCTTTCCTATTTATTCATCTCTCACGACCTAGGTGTGGTAAAATCGATTTCAGATAGAATTGTAGTTATGTATTTAGGAAAAATCGTAGAACTCGGTAATACAAAAGACATCGTATCTTCTCCCTCACATCCTTATACAAAAGCGCTTTTTCAATCCACGTTTGACGTATATGATCGAAAAAAAAATAGAATTCCTCTCAAAGGAGAAATTCCAAGTATAGTCAATAAACCTACGGGTTGTCATTTCCATACTCGGTGTCCAATTGCTCAAGATTTATGCAAATCCGAGGTTCCAATTTGGAAAGAAATTAGAAACGGTCAAAAAGTATTGTGTCATTTTCCAACAGATTAA
- a CDS encoding AsmA family protein, translated as MSFSNRLNLMKFFKRIQEFLYTYRIRFLVIILIQTIAIISFTLVPLLIRQDFYKDFILTAIEQKTGLEVKVGSSDLVLFPFPGIELKEVQIRKEELIIGISDRIKVDISWFGLLGQKVEIRDVYISGGKINLHKNKDGSVDLIEFFQQDTEDSENSNHIHTIRIFDPSSTVESSSFNLKEVFKVGLKNVEIENFYVHYQDDTHQKTYEIYLSNSALNISFYGNNFALTLQGKLDSQSFQIYGSANLDEFPTTYENSKFQSTITLDKCSLSIFRDLLTIFPNADFSKTILNGTIKIDKVPNRSIYFNVIAQAKNFAYKGGNPFGDIKVNMEFRLDLPNKKLEFPYISILWPGIAEGNAKGTVLWNYKTNVSFQVTANYLDYHSALRLGKLFEFTKKFDDPNRPNGVFYFSADLKNVYALKHRIPVLKAELKYSYPWIHIPSFHAYIYNGEILGKSKIDPFKSRFEVQGEVYRIQSDRILMPYVNDQIINGDMFSKFNFVTEVHNRSSDFTTEFFRNMEGSGNLQILNGELFGYANFTIPVLNTLGKIISFNGIDGRKVEFSSLKSDFTIENNHLYFQNLKLQGKGLEADGKGNISFEKNIDVLINLRLGGNIVGRALKIPIIYKGIFKQSIPYIDPIWLGSVFAGSTILAPFFTFAGGPYGGGIAGSVVSEYVRDAWEGFKSLFSSKEEKKKK; from the coding sequence GTGTCATTTTCCAACAGATTAAATTTGATGAAATTTTTCAAACGCATTCAAGAATTCTTATATACCTATCGAATTAGATTTCTTGTGATAATTTTGATTCAAACAATTGCGATCATTTCCTTTACGTTAGTTCCTCTTCTAATTCGTCAGGACTTTTACAAGGATTTTATTCTTACTGCAATCGAACAAAAAACAGGTTTAGAAGTCAAAGTAGGTTCTTCGGATTTAGTTTTGTTTCCGTTTCCGGGAATCGAGTTGAAAGAAGTTCAGATTCGTAAAGAAGAATTGATCATTGGAATCAGCGATCGTATTAAAGTAGACATTTCCTGGTTTGGTTTATTAGGTCAGAAAGTAGAAATTAGAGACGTTTATATTTCCGGTGGAAAAATCAATCTTCATAAAAACAAAGATGGCTCCGTGGATCTGATCGAGTTTTTTCAGCAAGATACAGAAGATTCCGAAAACTCAAATCACATTCATACTATTAGAATTTTTGATCCCTCTTCCACTGTCGAAAGTTCTTCGTTCAATCTGAAAGAAGTTTTTAAAGTCGGATTAAAAAACGTTGAGATCGAAAATTTTTACGTTCACTATCAAGACGATACTCATCAAAAAACGTATGAAATTTATCTTTCAAATTCCGCATTGAATATTTCTTTTTACGGAAACAATTTCGCTCTAACCTTACAGGGCAAATTAGACAGTCAAAGTTTTCAAATTTATGGAAGTGCTAACTTAGACGAGTTTCCTACAACTTACGAAAATTCTAAATTTCAGTCTACGATTACTTTAGATAAATGTTCTCTTTCGATTTTTAGAGACTTATTGACTATTTTTCCAAACGCCGATTTTTCAAAAACGATCCTAAATGGGACGATCAAAATCGATAAAGTTCCTAATCGATCTATTTACTTCAATGTTATCGCACAAGCGAAAAACTTTGCTTATAAAGGAGGAAATCCATTCGGAGACATTAAGGTAAATATGGAATTCAGGTTGGATCTTCCAAATAAAAAATTAGAATTTCCTTATATATCGATTCTCTGGCCTGGAATCGCAGAAGGAAATGCAAAGGGGACGGTTTTATGGAACTACAAAACGAACGTTTCCTTTCAAGTCACAGCAAACTATCTGGATTATCACAGTGCACTTCGGTTAGGAAAACTTTTTGAATTCACTAAAAAATTCGACGATCCAAATAGACCCAATGGTGTTTTTTATTTCAGTGCGGATCTCAAAAATGTATACGCGTTAAAACATAGAATTCCAGTTTTAAAAGCGGAATTAAAATATAGTTATCCTTGGATTCATATACCTAGTTTTCATGCATATATATATAACGGAGAAATATTAGGAAAATCTAAAATTGATCCTTTCAAATCCAGGTTCGAAGTGCAAGGTGAAGTTTATAGAATCCAATCCGATCGAATTCTAATGCCTTACGTAAACGATCAAATCATCAACGGAGATATGTTCAGTAAGTTCAACTTTGTTACGGAAGTACATAATCGTTCTTCTGATTTTACTACCGAATTTTTCAGGAATATGGAAGGTTCCGGAAACCTCCAAATTCTCAACGGAGAATTATTCGGTTATGCAAACTTCACGATTCCGGTTTTAAACACTCTTGGAAAGATCATCTCATTTAACGGAATCGATGGTAGAAAAGTAGAATTTTCTTCTTTAAAATCTGATTTTACAATCGAAAACAATCATCTTTATTTTCAAAATCTAAAACTACAAGGTAAGGGTTTAGAAGCGGACGGAAAAGGAAATATCAGTTTTGAAAAAAACATAGACGTACTTATCAATTTAAGACTCGGTGGAAATATAGTTGGCAGGGCTTTAAAAATTCCTATCATTTATAAAGGAATTTTTAAACAATCGATTCCTTATATAGATCCAATCTGGTTGGGTTCGGTTTTTGCGGGAAGTACAATTCTAGCTCCGTTTTTTACTTTCGCAGGTGGACCATACGGAGGAGGAATCGCTGGTTCGGTCGTATCGGAATACGTTAGAGACGCTTGGGAAGGGTTTAAAAGTTTATTTTCATCTAAAGAAGAGAAAAAGAAAAAATAG
- a CDS encoding MutS family DNA mismatch repair protein yields the protein MTSSTRIDRLKRRAEKLNKLYDKISVLLSRLSLFRLVFFSIFLLWISIFYYLRSSVFYHLPSLIFLFLFFFFVRRYKKTLLTRKKIELWIFVLERESARISIKGFGKKFGTKIVLEKVSPLARDLDLFRENGLFSWLDTTFISNAEQKLISLLDLEDSSPYSNRENVLLRQSIVRSISEKTLAIPKILRLASYLKEDQEVFQTHTKTETKSIRDDSASKLWGSYPWLKKIYRPITILVLAFIPANVFLGVPFPASVLFLNLILFGLYRSRSLDIFRQYYSISGSISGLQKILIYLKGLKISDKNGRFLLEDTSKDELRSAYKDLDLILKRVSLTEAPLLHLILNNLFLYDLWVLQKISKWREKHSVLLEKSIEDLTLFDSLFPFANLKWMFPDYCFPEILSENSKEGISGKDLFHPLIPSDSRVSNPLDFIEEQDIVLITGSNMSGKTTYLRTIGVASILAMAGGPAPASKFSLPVLKIHTSMRNEDNLEEGISFFYAEVRRLSEIIKKIRDKNSSHLILLDEILKGTNTRERSLACKGILKELKKNRTIVFVTSHDLELAKVEGVILKHFQEEVLDGTMYFDYKIREGLVETSNALRILVQEGLDLDFT from the coding sequence ATGACTTCTTCTACACGGATCGATCGGCTTAAACGCAGAGCTGAAAAGTTAAATAAACTTTACGATAAAATTTCCGTCCTTCTTTCCAGACTTTCACTATTTCGTCTCGTTTTCTTTTCCATCTTTTTACTTTGGATTTCTATTTTTTACTATTTACGTTCTTCAGTTTTTTATCACCTTCCTTCTCTAATTTTTCTTTTTCTTTTTTTCTTTTTTGTTCGGAGATATAAAAAGACTCTTTTGACTCGGAAAAAAATTGAACTTTGGATTTTCGTTTTGGAAAGGGAATCCGCGAGAATTTCAATCAAGGGTTTTGGCAAAAAATTCGGAACTAAAATTGTTTTAGAAAAAGTTTCTCCCTTAGCCAGAGATTTAGATCTATTCCGAGAGAACGGTTTATTTTCCTGGTTAGATACTACGTTTATCTCTAATGCAGAACAGAAATTGATTTCCCTTTTGGATCTGGAAGATTCTTCTCCATATAGTAATCGGGAGAATGTACTTTTACGTCAGTCCATTGTTCGATCTATTTCTGAAAAAACATTAGCAATTCCTAAAATACTTAGACTCGCCTCTTATCTAAAGGAAGATCAGGAGGTTTTTCAAACCCATACTAAAACCGAAACAAAATCGATTCGGGATGATAGCGCATCCAAACTTTGGGGAAGTTATCCTTGGCTGAAAAAGATTTATAGACCGATTACAATTTTGGTGCTTGCGTTCATTCCCGCAAACGTGTTTTTGGGAGTTCCTTTTCCTGCTTCCGTTTTGTTTTTAAATTTGATCTTATTTGGGTTGTATCGTTCCCGTTCTTTAGATATTTTTAGACAGTATTATTCTATTTCCGGAAGTATTTCAGGACTTCAAAAAATTCTAATATACTTAAAAGGATTGAAAATTAGTGATAAAAACGGTAGGTTTCTTTTAGAGGATACTTCCAAGGATGAATTAAGATCCGCTTATAAGGATTTGGATCTGATTTTAAAACGTGTTTCTCTGACCGAAGCTCCTCTTTTGCATCTGATCCTAAATAATCTGTTTCTTTATGATCTTTGGGTTTTGCAGAAAATTTCGAAATGGAGAGAAAAACATTCCGTCCTTTTGGAAAAATCGATCGAGGATTTGACTTTATTCGATTCTCTATTTCCTTTTGCGAATTTGAAATGGATGTTTCCTGATTATTGTTTTCCGGAAATTCTTTCTGAAAATTCTAAAGAAGGAATTTCAGGTAAGGACCTTTTTCATCCTTTGATCCCTTCTGACTCCAGAGTTTCTAATCCATTGGATTTTATTGAAGAACAAGATATAGTGCTGATTACGGGTTCGAATATGTCTGGAAAAACTACTTATCTGCGTACAATCGGCGTAGCTTCTATTCTTGCCATGGCAGGTGGTCCGGCTCCTGCGTCTAAATTTTCATTACCTGTTTTAAAAATTCATACGAGTATGAGAAATGAAGATAACCTAGAAGAAGGAATTTCTTTCTTTTATGCGGAAGTGAGAAGACTTTCTGAGATCATAAAAAAGATTAGAGATAAAAATTCGTCTCATCTTATCTTACTTGATGAGATTTTAAAAGGGACTAATACGAGAGAGCGTTCTCTTGCTTGTAAGGGAATTTTAAAAGAACTGAAAAAAAATCGTACGATCGTTTTTGTAACGAGCCACGACCTTGAGCTTGCAAAAGTGGAAGGTGTTATCTTAAAACATTTTCAAGAGGAAGTTTTAGATGGAACCATGTATTTCGATTATAAAATCCGTGAAGGACTAGTAGAAACCAGCAATGCTCTTCGAATTTTAGTTCAAGAAGGATTGGATCTAGATTTTACATAA
- a CDS encoding LIC_13387 family protein, which produces MKAKLFIRIASALMFVFALGHSFGHFTRYETSDSQALNAISIMQQTKIPMEGVTKTYDQFYTGMSLNLSIVLISLTLLLWILSNFSESNPQTVQKLLIPILFCIFCFGITGFTYFFFVPAVVASLGAISVLVGIILLGKG; this is translated from the coding sequence ATGAAAGCAAAATTATTCATTCGGATTGCATCGGCGTTGATGTTCGTTTTCGCTTTGGGTCATTCGTTCGGTCATTTTACAAGATACGAAACTTCTGATTCTCAAGCCTTAAATGCAATTTCTATAATGCAACAAACTAAAATTCCTATGGAAGGAGTTACAAAAACGTACGACCAATTTTATACAGGAATGAGTTTGAATTTAAGCATCGTATTGATTTCATTGACCTTACTTCTTTGGATTTTATCCAATTTTTCGGAATCGAATCCCCAAACCGTGCAAAAACTTTTGATTCCGATTTTATTTTGTATTTTCTGTTTTGGTATCACTGGTTTTACCTATTTCTTTTTTGTACCCGCCGTAGTAGCATCGTTAGGTGCTATTTCCGTTTTAGTTGGGATTATTCTTTTAGGAAAGGGTTAA
- a CDS encoding ABC transporter ATP-binding protein, with protein MTDSSILQVKNFSLDLFSENRWLPVLQDLNFEVKSGEILSLIGESGCGKSLTSLALTKLIPSNISKVKSGEILYQGKDLLKLSSEELRKFRGKEIAYIFQEPFAALNPLLKIQDQMIEAYLMHVSQNRKEAVEKAEFLLSSVGITDIQQRLYSYPNQMSGGILQRISIAMALMCDPSLLIADEPTSAIDVTIQAQLVELLLSLQKQNRMSILFISHDFGLVGTIADRIVVMYAGRIAEIGDTDSVIDSPNHPYTKDLLKSIPSLAKSVEDLQPIQGIVPSPDQYPLGCHYSTRCQIAINSCKESKPDLFPILRSDLKPHLSACFLAKDSDKSS; from the coding sequence ATGACCGATTCTTCTATTCTCCAAGTTAAAAATTTTTCACTCGATCTTTTTTCCGAAAATCGATGGCTTCCCGTGTTACAAGATTTAAATTTCGAAGTAAAATCCGGAGAAATTTTATCTTTGATTGGAGAGTCCGGCTGCGGTAAATCTCTCACTTCTCTTGCACTGACTAAATTAATTCCTTCTAATATTTCTAAAGTAAAGTCTGGAGAAATTTTATATCAAGGAAAGGATCTTTTAAAACTTTCTTCGGAAGAATTGAGAAAATTCAGAGGAAAAGAAATCGCGTACATCTTTCAAGAGCCTTTTGCCGCTCTCAATCCTTTATTAAAAATCCAAGATCAAATGATCGAAGCGTATCTGATGCACGTTTCGCAAAACCGAAAAGAAGCCGTTGAAAAAGCAGAGTTTTTACTTTCTTCGGTTGGAATTACAGACATTCAACAAAGATTATATTCTTATCCGAATCAGATGAGCGGTGGAATTTTACAAAGAATCAGCATTGCGATGGCACTTATGTGTGATCCGTCTCTTCTTATTGCGGATGAACCCACGAGTGCAATCGACGTAACCATTCAAGCACAACTGGTTGAACTTCTTTTAAGTCTTCAAAAACAAAATCGGATGTCTATATTATTCATCTCACATGACTTCGGACTTGTAGGAACAATCGCGGATAGAATCGTAGTAATGTATGCGGGAAGAATCGCCGAAATCGGAGACACCGATTCGGTCATTGATTCACCTAATCACCCTTATACGAAAGACCTACTAAAATCAATTCCATCTCTTGCAAAATCCGTAGAAGATCTACAACCGATTCAGGGAATTGTTCCTTCTCCGGATCAATATCCCTTAGGATGTCATTATTCCACTCGTTGCCAAATAGCGATCAATTCGTGCAAAGAAAGTAAGCCTGATTTATTTCCCATACTACGATCCGATTTAAAACCACATCTTTCGGCTTGTTTTTTGGCAAAAGACTCGGATAAAAGTTCATGA
- a CDS encoding DUF1564 domain-containing protein: MDILLLDDGQKIESALVEGSVETDSLLVPDVYWNRLNLQERKALRNKLPLLLRKYSKQIASMKRLHNRAGKIKYNRDVGKMKKFSIRVHTGVWATLGVLAAAHGVSRCYLFNYMLWLEELGGKEDFFVKSLNRGVPNFHWTYKMIWKIDRRQNLISRELQFEPNPITNKYPYYLT, translated from the coding sequence ATGGACATTCTTTTATTGGATGACGGTCAAAAAATTGAGTCTGCTTTGGTAGAAGGTTCCGTTGAAACGGATTCTCTTTTGGTTCCAGATGTTTATTGGAATCGTTTGAATCTCCAGGAAAGAAAAGCGCTTCGTAACAAACTCCCTCTTTTACTGAGAAAATATTCTAAACAGATCGCCTCTATGAAGCGGCTTCATAACCGGGCGGGTAAAATCAAATACAATCGGGACGTTGGTAAAATGAAAAAGTTTAGTATTCGGGTTCATACTGGTGTTTGGGCTACTTTAGGTGTTTTAGCGGCGGCTCATGGAGTTTCGAGGTGTTATCTTTTTAATTATATGCTTTGGTTGGAGGAGCTTGGTGGAAAGGAAGATTTTTTTGTAAAAAGTTTAAACCGGGGAGTTCCTAACTTTCACTGGACTTACAAAATGATCTGGAAAATTGACAGGAGACAGAATCTAATTTCAAGAGAATTACAATTCGAACCGAACCCTATAACGAACAAATATCCGTACTATTTAACGTGA
- a CDS encoding ABC transporter permease subunit, whose amino-acid sequence MKKYFLKRFLLIIPTLLGMTFIVFLISHFAPGGPLETEIAKIRGYANSQGGSAKTISEEEINIIKKRLHLDKPVGIAYLYWLKEILTFNLGESRLHTRSVSELILEKLPVSLTFGLSGFLLSYLICIPLGISKALRNGERFDITSSGIILITYSIPVFALSVLLLYTFASGELLSIFPLGHEVSDEYESLSSWEKVIDRIEHMFLPVICYVSGSFAVLTLLMKNSLLDQISKEYVRTALSKGFSFQEAIFKHALRNSLIPIATGFGNNLSLIFAGSLVIELVFNIDGMGLLSFQAVTERDTDLMMGLLFVQSLLSLVGNILSDFCYILIDPRIQFE is encoded by the coding sequence ATGAAAAAATATTTCCTTAAACGATTCCTTCTGATCATTCCTACATTATTGGGAATGACATTTATCGTCTTTTTGATTTCTCATTTTGCGCCAGGCGGTCCACTCGAAACCGAAATCGCAAAGATCAGAGGTTATGCGAACTCTCAAGGTGGAAGCGCCAAAACGATTTCAGAAGAAGAAATAAACATCATCAAAAAAAGATTACATTTAGATAAACCAGTAGGAATCGCTTATCTTTACTGGCTCAAAGAAATTCTGACCTTCAATTTGGGAGAATCCAGACTTCACACTCGATCCGTATCCGAACTAATCTTGGAAAAACTTCCGGTATCTCTCACATTCGGTCTTTCCGGATTTTTACTTTCATATCTGATCTGTATTCCTTTAGGAATTTCTAAAGCACTTCGAAATGGAGAACGTTTCGATATAACATCCAGTGGAATCATTTTAATCACGTATTCAATTCCGGTATTTGCGCTTTCAGTTTTACTTCTTTATACGTTCGCTTCCGGTGAATTATTATCTATCTTTCCTCTAGGTCACGAAGTTTCGGACGAATATGAATCTCTATCTTCTTGGGAAAAAGTAATCGATCGAATCGAACATATGTTTCTTCCGGTAATCTGTTACGTTTCCGGTTCGTTTGCAGTTCTCACTTTGCTTATGAAAAATTCGCTTTTAGATCAAATTTCGAAAGAGTATGTTCGTACAGCTCTTTCTAAAGGTTTTAGTTTTCAAGAAGCCATCTTTAAACACGCGCTTCGTAATTCTTTAATTCCAATTGCGACGGGTTTTGGAAACAACCTCAGTCTGATTTTTGCGGGATCTTTGGTGATAGAACTCGTATTTAACATAGACGGGATGGGGCTTTTAAGTTTTCAAGCGGTTACTGAAAGGGATACAGATCTGATGATGGGACTCTTATTTGTACAAAGCCTTCTTTCTTTAGTAGGAAATATTCTATCAGATTTTTGTTATATACTTATAGATCCGAGGATTCAATTCGAATGA
- a CDS encoding ABC transporter permease, translating into MILSPILKKRFQKFRANKRAWYALNILMISYIISLFAPLITTNQPLVISYQNKLYFPIFSFYPETKFGGENLTSPNYKKLSKREDFKSGSNWILFAPIPYGYNEDNLESLEEGETPPSSPNRKHWLGTDDRGRDVFTRIFYAYRNALSFGLILVFLELFMGTLIGGIQGYFGGKTDILMQRMIEILSAIPFLYLILIVGAFFGRGFTVLLITYGALSWIGISYYMRGEFYKLKQLTYVDSAKALGVGSFRIMLRHILPNAITPLVTFLPFTLIGSISILSALDFLGYGIPAPNPSWGEMIGQGRERLSAWWLITFPSIALFLTILLTSFIGEGLRDSFDSREKAVYE; encoded by the coding sequence ATGATCTTAAGCCCGATCCTAAAAAAAAGATTCCAAAAATTTAGGGCAAACAAAAGGGCTTGGTACGCTCTAAACATATTAATGATTTCTTATATAATTTCGTTATTTGCGCCACTCATAACGACCAACCAACCTTTGGTCATAAGTTATCAAAACAAATTGTATTTTCCAATTTTTTCTTTTTATCCTGAAACGAAGTTCGGAGGAGAAAATCTAACCTCTCCAAACTATAAAAAACTTTCTAAAAGAGAAGATTTTAAATCGGGTTCCAATTGGATTCTTTTTGCCCCGATTCCATACGGATATAACGAAGATAATTTGGAAAGTTTAGAAGAAGGAGAAACACCTCCATCTTCCCCAAACCGTAAACACTGGCTTGGAACCGACGATCGAGGGAGGGACGTCTTTACTCGAATTTTTTACGCGTATAGAAACGCTTTGAGTTTCGGACTTATATTAGTTTTTCTTGAACTATTCATGGGAACTTTGATCGGAGGGATTCAAGGATATTTCGGAGGAAAGACCGACATTCTGATGCAAAGAATGATCGAAATCCTTTCTGCGATTCCTTTCTTATATCTAATTTTGATCGTAGGAGCATTTTTCGGAAGAGGATTTACGGTTCTTTTGATCACTTATGGTGCGCTCAGTTGGATCGGAATTTCGTATTATATGAGAGGAGAATTTTACAAACTCAAACAATTGACCTATGTGGATTCCGCAAAGGCTTTAGGAGTTGGTTCCTTTCGAATCATGCTTCGACACATTCTACCAAACGCAATTACACCGTTAGTCACCTTTTTGCCGTTCACTTTGATAGGTTCCATTTCTATCTTAAGCGCGTTAGACTTTCTTGGTTACGGAATCCCCGCCCCGAATCCGTCTTGGGGTGAAATGATAGGACAAGGAAGAGAACGTCTCAGTGCTTGGTGGTTGATTACATTTCCATCTATAGCGCTTTTTTTGACAATCTTATTGACCTCGTTTATAGGAGAAGGTTTACGAGATTCCTTCGATTCCAGAGAAAAGGCGGTGTATGAATGA
- a CDS encoding caspase family protein, producing the protein MKSKLSAIVICLILFFATDAFAQKRYGLIFGTNYTSNKAGIPELNLCEADASYLNDEIRKVGNFDEVKVVLGKEVTKDNIEKEIKALAKKAGDNDTVLLYFSGHGAFQRDASAKNGMRNLIICYDRPHLPDDELNKYLEKIKSPKTVFIFDCCFSGGIAKKGKSTRGSADVPIPEGSNGTVKQDAEDFFFQDKAIISSADDNQTAIEVGGSINHGIFTYNFGKALGSADLNKDNVVTALEAFFKSREETVQMAKKFQHEQVPQISGNASGIFLSGKKSPEPPKPVDPPKPPAPSVEPEPDPVKPDPSQPVVTPEEPPVVPTNERGDLVLKTTIIQDRAYGLSDLPPDILIFAKKKRKGNRNVKVYIDDQEFSSTVTATSSNFWGAVKRQGQLIPGNIYTITLNKVPAGVHKITIKADDYPEIQETFAVLPNKKNELPINVSMSGFGAIQGKVFYKTLDNPVSNQPIFMPTISSVTGIQKLNTDNEGNFWFTNLKPGDYEIKASFAEDLNLNNSMINVREGDVTKVDVILNVKMPSTKTKY; encoded by the coding sequence TTGAAATCCAAGTTATCGGCAATCGTCATCTGTTTGATTTTATTTTTTGCAACGGATGCATTTGCACAAAAGAGATACGGACTTATTTTCGGAACTAACTATACGAGTAATAAGGCCGGAATTCCGGAACTCAATCTTTGTGAAGCAGATGCAAGTTATCTGAATGATGAAATTCGAAAAGTGGGAAACTTCGACGAAGTTAAAGTCGTTCTCGGAAAAGAAGTTACAAAAGATAACATAGAAAAAGAAATTAAGGCCTTAGCAAAAAAAGCGGGTGATAACGATACCGTTCTGCTTTATTTTTCCGGACACGGTGCTTTTCAAAGAGACGCGTCTGCAAAAAATGGGATGAGAAATCTTATTATTTGTTATGACAGGCCTCACCTTCCGGACGATGAACTGAATAAATACTTGGAAAAAATAAAATCTCCTAAGACGGTATTTATCTTCGATTGCTGTTTTTCGGGCGGGATCGCTAAAAAAGGAAAATCAACTCGAGGTTCCGCTGATGTTCCGATTCCCGAAGGAAGCAACGGAACCGTAAAACAAGACGCAGAAGATTTTTTCTTTCAAGATAAAGCGATCATTTCTTCTGCAGACGATAATCAAACTGCAATTGAAGTCGGTGGAAGTATCAATCACGGAATTTTTACTTATAACTTTGGAAAAGCCTTAGGTTCTGCAGATTTAAATAAAGATAACGTCGTTACGGCTCTAGAAGCATTTTTTAAATCAAGAGAAGAAACCGTTCAGATGGCAAAGAAATTTCAGCATGAACAAGTGCCTCAGATTTCTGGAAACGCTTCTGGTATTTTTCTTTCGGGTAAAAAAAGTCCGGAACCTCCCAAGCCGGTTGATCCTCCAAAACCTCCCGCTCCTTCTGTAGAACCTGAACCGGATCCAGTCAAACCTGATCCTTCACAACCGGTGGTAACTCCGGAAGAACCTCCTGTGGTTCCTACAAACGAAAGAGGGGATTTAGTTTTAAAGACAACGATTATTCAAGATCGTGCTTATGGACTTTCGGATCTTCCTCCAGATATTTTAATCTTCGCTAAAAAGAAAAGAAAAGGGAATCGAAACGTTAAGGTTTATATAGACGATCAAGAATTTTCTTCTACTGTAACCGCTACTTCTTCCAATTTTTGGGGTGCTGTTAAAAGACAAGGACAGTTGATTCCTGGTAACATCTACACGATCACGCTGAACAAGGTTCCAGCCGGAGTTCATAAAATTACAATTAAGGCAGACGACTATCCAGAAATTCAGGAAACGTTTGCGGTTCTTCCAAATAAGAAGAACGAACTTCCAATCAATGTTTCTATGAGCGGTTTTGGCGCTATTCAAGGAAAAGTTTTTTACAAAACCTTGGATAATCCTGTAAGTAATCAGCCGATTTTTATGCCTACGATTTCGAGTGTTACCGGAATTCAAAAATTGAATACGGACAACGAAGGAAATTTCTGGTTCACAAATCTCAAACCGGGAGATTATGAAATTAAAGCTTCTTTTGCAGAGGATTTGAATCTTAACAATTCAATGATTAACGTAAGAGAAGGAGACGTAACTAAAGTGGATGTTATTTTGAATGTGAAGATGCCTTCCACCAAAACGAAATACTAA